DNA sequence from the Streptomyces sp. CA-210063 genome:
CGGGCGGCGTTCCGTTCCCAGGCGGCGGCCGTGGCCCGGGGCGAGGGCGACCGCAGCCTCAACGTCCACCTCCAGCAGCGCCCCTCGCTACCGGTGCGCGCCACGCTCACCGCGTTGCGTCCGAGCAGCGAGCCGCGCAACACGGTCCTCGTCGTCCTGCAGCCGGCGGGCGACGGGATGCCCACCGTCGAGCCCCGCCGCCCCCTGCCCAACCTCACCGAGACCACGCGCCACGCGGCCCTCATGGACCTCGTGGACGCCATGACCACGGCCCTGCTCACCGCACCCGCCGGGGCGGCCCTCGACCGGGCGGCGCACGTCCTGCACGGCCGCTTCGCCGACTGGGTGATCGCCGACACGGCGAGCCCCGGCCTCACCCGTACGACGGTCCTGGCCCCCTCCGAGGGAGAGGCGAAGCTCCTGAAGGCCCAGAACCCCGCCACCTGCCCCCTCGTCGTCGACGCCGCGCGAGGCGGTTCCCCGGCCCTGCAGATCCGCCCCGCCGACCCCGACGCCTTCGGCCACGACAGCTCCGGCGCCCCGGTCCTGGTGAGAGCGAACGTGACCTCTCTCCTGACCGTCCCCCTACCGGCCCCGAACGGTCGCATCAAAGCCGTCCTGACCCTCTTCCGCTCAGGAGCCCGCCTGGCCTTCTCGATGGCCGAGGCCCAGGCGATGGACACCATGTCCCGCCACATCGCCCTGGCCATGGAACGCGACCCGTGGGGCAGCGCCCCATGAGGGGCGCGGGACTGTGTCCATGTGCGGCTCCGCCGCGTGGGCGCGACCAGCCACAACAAACCGGCATCCGCACACAGCCCCGCGCTCCACGGCTCTACGCGACATCCCGCATCACTTGATCCCGCAGCCGATCACAGCACCGGCTGATCAACCGCGACACATGCATCTGGGAGATCCCCAGTTGCTCCGCGATCCGGCTCTGCGTCATGTCCCCGAAGAACCGCATGTACAGAATGGCCCGCTCCCGCTCCGGCAGCGCGGCCAGCCGAGGCTTCACGGCCTCGCGGTCCACCACCGTGTCGAGCGCGGGGTCGGGCTCCCCCAGCGCGTCGCTGAGCGAGTACCCGTCCTCACTCCCGGGCAGTTCCGCGTCCAGTGACAGCGCCGTGAAGCTCTCCAGCGCCTCCAGGCCGACCTGGACGTCCTCCTCGCTCATGTTCGCGTATTCCGCGATCTCCGCGACGGTGGGCCGCCGGCC
Encoded proteins:
- a CDS encoding PAS domain-containing protein, yielding MTQTDEFGEELADFVRRVAELKAARSVPTGDLPTVLDAAIFELDHVADRLWPWYERLTTSGPSGGASSAAQEHQLLKAVFQCLPLPVVLVDRETVVRRLNQAATAFTGVRSGYATGRPLSGFLVHADRAAFRSQAAAVARGEGDRSLNVHLQQRPSLPVRATLTALRPSSEPRNTVLVVLQPAGDGMPTVEPRRPLPNLTETTRHAALMDLVDAMTTALLTAPAGAALDRAAHVLHGRFADWVIADTASPGLTRTTVLAPSEGEAKLLKAQNPATCPLVVDAARGGSPALQIRPADPDAFGHDSSGAPVLVRANVTSLLTVPLPAPNGRIKAVLTLFRSGARLAFSMAEAQAMDTMSRHIALAMERDPWGSAP